The following is a genomic window from Tripterygium wilfordii isolate XIE 37 chromosome 19, ASM1340144v1, whole genome shotgun sequence.
TATTTTCCTGCAGCTTTATTAGCCTCAGCCTCTTCAAACACATCAAAGCGTATATAGTGAATAGATATTGCAAAGGTAGCATGTTGGCGACACAAGAACCTGAAAGAAGGTCATTCAAGGTATGCTTGGAAAGTACATAGATGGAATATAAAACAAATCGTCTTGTCCCATCCTTTGGATATCCAGTTTATGCAAAAGCATGCGAAATATTCTTAGAACAAAGACCCCATCACTCATAAACTGTTAAACAAAAACCACATGTTGCCAACATGTGCTGTCAAACCATTAGATAAGACTCGAACTAACACCCAACTTTCCAAACTAAAGATAATTTCGGCAAAATTTAAAGGCAGAAAGTACCGCTAACCCAATAAGACAtggataaaagaaaaataaaccaaCTACACTTGTAGACCAAACAAAACACCAAGAACACTTAATCCTGGACTAAAACATCTTctttgaaagggaaaaaatgacAATTAACTGCAGTAATTTGAATGTCCAAATATTAGTTGGATCCAAACTTAAAACTCTTGATTTAGGCTTTTCCATAAAGGAGGTTTCCTCGCCGACCAATGAATAGATATGGCAGAGCCCCATTTCTTGTTCACACCTAACGGGAAGTAATTAGATCTAAAACAGCACTACCAtcttccacaaaaaaaaaatttaatttgataagttattcttaatttttttgaggGGTGAGGAAATTGAACCTTGAACCTTACACCTTGCGTAAGTGTAAGGAATCGGCTAACACTAGCCCACAACCACCTATTTTTTTCCAGTTTCCATGAAAATTATAAACCAAAATAAGGCAGATCGCAAGCTTTGTATAAATACATGACGATAAGCATGATTACCTCACAGGAAGTTCCACAAGTATTCACTGACATTAGAGTTCAATCTGAGCATGTACCATAAATTTAATAGTTATTTGCACCTATAAGAATTGTATCCCATCAAAATGAAAAAGTTCACGGGGGCAGAAACTTGCAAAACAATATCTTCTAGTACAACATGGAATCAAAATGCTTAAAGACAATGAGTAGAAACAGAAATTGGTCTATACCTCTCAACAACTTGATATGGATCAACAACAAGCTGCAGCTTTCCATCTATCCATATAGAATACCGAACATTAGGGAAGATCCTATGCAGTAGAAGTTTTGGGACCTGCCACACGGACAATACAGTTCCATAACATTAAACTAGAAGTTTTGGTGGAGCACCTGCTTGGTGTCTCtccttaataaaaaaatttatgcttCCGAAAAAAACCATAGCTTCTGTAGTGAAAAGAACATTTATGATACGGTATCATTAGAGGGATAAATGATCATAAACGATAGCACTCTTGTTTCTAGCTAACGTGTATACTTGCAGAAAGGTGTACCATGAGAGAAGATACCCCACACTACTAGTCCACATCATTCCAGAAATCAACTATATTCTTTCTGCCCACCACATAAGATTTGTCACCCCATCCTGTCATCCATTTCTGATTTTCATTCAGGGACTAGCACCTCAGGACCCTTCAACATCATTGAAATCCAGCCATTAGCTTCCAGACAATATATCACAAGGATTGTTCTTTTCAATAGAGGCTCCCATCCATTAGAAAACCTCCAGAACCGTATAGTAGTTATAGTTCATAACAAGATGTTCAGATTCCTACAGTTTATTTTCCTTCCTCACCATAGTCTTAAAGTGCAAACTTCCAAGAAAACGGGTGCAGAAAGAAGttgattgatgataatgaagccACCTGTGTATGACCCTTTAAGCTACGTGTATTGCATCAGTAAACGGCAAACCAagacaatgttttgtttttttttttaatggaaaatgtAAGCCGGAGAAAATTTTGACCATTTAACTAAAGCGTTCGTCATGATATTGATGGTGGCAAAAGATTAATTTTGTCCACAGGACGAGTAGTGCACAAATGATCATATGCATATAAACATGAAAGCTAATTACCTGCCTGCATTGTATATTGTGCCTAGCATTTAGATGATTTGGTCAAATCCAACCAAAGTTTCATTCTTGacatccctaaaccctaaaatgtGATGCTCTTTATAACATTGCCAACAGGAAGataaataacaattaacaaGTAAAATTTTAAGTTCgagaaaaatttttaaaaacttggaaacatatatataacccCACTTATGGAAAACAACCAGTAATATCTTATGCTATAAACTAAGAAAGAAGGAATCAAGCAAACCTAAACAAACCGACCTTTCCATTGCGTCTTGCATCCGTGTAAGGAAGGTTACGAACAACAATGATTCTCCATAACCCAACCCTCATACTGCTATCCAAGGCACTAGTATTTTTCATAGATGCTTCTGTCTGCTCATCGATAAACATATAAAAGGGAATATTTTCCCTTGCTGCCTTGCTAATGTTCTTGGGTCGTTGGATTATGTCATAATTACCTAGaaccataaataaataattaaggaGCAAAACGAATGCTTATTGCTTAAATCAATGAGGATGTCCAATATTGTTATGCTCAGCAATACCAAATATGGCTGATGCAACAATGACCGCGTGAAACTGTTCCAGCTCTATAAGTTTAGCTTCATCAATATCAAATCCAGTTTTGTGACCAGGTCTGCTTCCTCTGACAAATCTGGTAGAAGGAATATGCGAGTGAGAAAGGACAAGCAGCAAAATTAGGcatatttgatatttgtcaAGACAAACAATTTGTTACTGGCAACCAAACCAAATGGGTgataaatatgatgaaaaaatcatttctgaaaatataaaaataataaacattAAAGAAAGAAGATGTCTGATAGGTAGAATAATACTCACCCACAGTGCACGGTCATAGACTCTTTTATATCAAAAGAATCATCCCTCTGCTTTAAGGAAGGATAGCCACCGAAATTAGAGCCTCCACGTGATTCAGGTTTAACTGGATTTTCGTCTACAATATATGTCAAATTCCGAAGCACTGGACATGCAGATGGAGAGCTTGGCATGCTAGATATGGCCTGCTCCACAGGGAGGTAACAAACCTCACATGCTGTAGAAAAGTTGACAAGGATGATATTAACATTGCAACAACAGGACACAAATCAAATTTGAAGATCTTTTTCatcaaaagaaatgaagaaccaTGCTTGAAAATGTGTTGAGCAGTTACAAAAGAGCAACTGTAAGACAGCATTTTGCTGtgcaaacaataaaaataacacATCACAGTTACATCCATTGATAACTAAATAAGCGAATTGTTGCCATGACCAAAAGTGTACGTAGATTTTGACGGAGTCAAATATATTCTTCTGTCATCGAAATAGGCCAGCTTTCTTTAGCCCAATCAATGATAAATTGAAATTCATGGGGCCATTAGTagagaaatcaaacaaaagTGTTAAGAAATTTTGACATGCACGCATATATCCTCATAGATCTCTTAAGCGTATATTTAGAGAGAAATGGACCCAAGCTACAGCTCAAAACTTACGGCGTGGACCAGGACGTCTTGCACCAGCTGAAGGGGGTGGAGGATGTGCAAAATTATCACAGTAATGACTCAAGGAAGGAGCAACAATGGCAGTACTAGGAGTAGCATGCAGACTGTTTTGAACACGCTTGTCCCACTGCATGCCATATCTTCTTGAAGATGAAGGGTTACTCAATGGTTCCTTGTCATCAAAAGTTAAACCTCCAATACTCTGGATGCTTTCTAGTACACAGAAGCCATACATATAACACAAACCAAAATGCAcatatttcatttttcaataaaataaaaaaaaaatcccaaagtATTATACAACGCTGAAGATAAAATTAGATCAGTAAACTAATATCTTTGCTGAttcaatttatcaaaaaagatcCAACAAATAGAGGCAAACCTTTACTGACTGTGTAGGAACCAAAAACGAATAACAAGAGAGCAAGGGCAATCAAAAGCAGCATTGCAACCCTCTTATGGCATAAATACTTGGATATACGAGGAAGAGACCGTTCCTTCTCCCTCGCACCCAAAAGGGATGTCTTAGAAGAAAACTTCCGCAAAACGGCTGATTTTTTAAACTGTGATGGTGATCCATAACTTCCTGGGCGGGAACCGACTGAACCTCCCTTCATTGTATCTCTAAGCCTACAACTTCAATTATCATTGCATTATAGGCCTACAAGTTCTCTGTTAAATTCCCAATGAAACATACCTATGCGCTATCTGCCACTACACATAAATTCTGTCTCTCATCCGAAAATGCAGCACCCACTAAGAATCAACCGATGGAAATCGATtccaaacaaaatataaattccaaactaaaaaaaatccaaagacaGGCAGAgtaaaatcgatcaaacaaTGTACTTGGAATTCAAACCTGATTCGGACTCAACCAGAGAGGACTTTGTTTGCAGGATAGAGAACTTTGATCCCGTACTACTACTCTCTCTCACGGAGTAGTTGTGTAATATAATTCaaattcattttctttctctttttcatagaattaaaaaataaaaattacattttattaagggctcatgagtcatgacaaaacatttgaaattcagagtttaaaattttatatttaatatttaatgttAGTGTATATTGTACGTAAAATACTCTAATTATTTGGcctaatatttaaaattataatatatatatatatatgttgtccaAAATATTGTGTGAAAAATTATATGAAAGGGTATTAGCAAATCATATTAAAACATAAGCAATCAATTATCTTGAAATTTTCAACATGGAAAGAAAGTCCACATTTTCAATATTAACAAATTAAATAGTTAAAAATAGTTAATTGTCAaaatagttttaaaaaataatataatatagttAAATAGTTAACATTTAATTACTTAATTGCTTGTGTTTGGATAAATCACAAAATCTTTGTCAAAAATCGCAAAACAATTTGCAAAATGCAACtcaaattttatcatttttttgctACTCCATATTACGTTTGTGGTTGGAATCGAAGTTTGAGCACATATAGGTTTAATTCAGTCGATTGCGAATCAAACAACTCTCTTTGGTATACTTGTAGGCCCAAATAGAGCTATTAGTCCAGTAGTCCTATGAGTTTGGTGGGCTTGGGTCGCAGGTTGATCCATTAACTTTTGATTTGGATGTATATATTTGTGGCCCCAAATCCATTATCATAATTCACATCATAATTCACATTGGTTGGATTACTTCTCGGCCCTGGTCCATAAGATTCAACTATCAATtagataataattaataaatttgacGAGACATTATGCCTAAaagtcttgattttttttttattttttgaaatatgaaTTTAGGAAGGGGATATGATTCGAACCCAAGACCTAATTATTAGAAAGTGTGGTTGAAACACATCCAAAAGCACATACATTCACCAAAAGGGCGGTACCAAACATCAAACAAGTACTAAAAATGGGACCCGGTTAGGTGTTTCATTGTCTTCATAAGTGTAGacaatgccatgaatgaattaaTGATGATGGACATATACTGCTCCTCTTATTAAATAAATGGGAGACTATGGATAGGTCTTGTTGTTTTCTATGTATTTCATGGACCGACCATCTCTTGCTTAtgatcacacacacacatatacatatatatgcacacatatacatatacataggaAAATTCAGTGTGAGATTCCACGCTTTATTTAAAGTGTGTAATCTATCTAATACTATTCATTTGATGTAAGTGCCCTCTATAAGTAATGAAGCCCACCAAACAATTAAAGAATTTGGGCCCACTAGACAGTGTTACATTATATAATTACATTAAATTACGTTATTGTATTGTTTAATTACATTAAACATGTTTGAATGAGTTTTTTTACCAGCATTTATACTTTTGGCCCGTAATTCGAGGGGTTTTTTTGCAACATTTTAGACTACTTTTCTAATGCCATTATTTTGAACCATTTTACCAGCATTTCACCGTTTATGACTCATTTGTCTCCATTAATTTCACTTAATTCCTATTATACCCTTCATGTCTCACGTTAAATAAatgaattaaatttatttaaattgatatttgattaattaatttataatttattattatcttgaatataattaaatttattatattaatttgtatgttttgaTACAACATATACAACTAATATACAAAATAACCCTACgtgtaatttatcacaatatgctacacaacataAATGTTAACAACAAAAGTTCAACTAACCACCTACCCAGCATTCAGTCAGCATATCTACTATTAAAATTGTCCAGTATTTCTGttaccaccatttctactgacATATCTGTTACTTTGCAAATGTTTTACCAAACTGACCCATTGACTtcattattacgttgtctaattacattgattttcgtTATTACGTAGTCTAATTAGGAATCGGGTCCATGAGACAGTACTTCTGTTACTGTGTGAGGGAGCTAGATGCTAGAAATAATTGCGTTAAACTGTTAGTAATTAGTAAACTCTTTTACAGTTCAACCATGAAATGGTACACACACACGCCCCTTATAGGCAAGTGAGTGGCACGCCCAGTTTTAGGTCTCTAATCCttattgtttcttgttttattgCACAAAACAATAATTGTGGTGTTACTTGTTTTTCTAAACTGATAACGATACTATATAAGTTTATCATTTTGATATCTGATACGAGCCTAAATCCCGACCGTCAAGCCGCAGGTACAAAAATTTATCACTTGACGATAAGAAAAGTCGGGTCAAAACTCAATGCATGACCACAAAAATATTGCTTCTATTATGAATATTAACTCAACACCTTGCGAGTTTATATAATTTGTTCTGATAGAGATTTACCACTCGGTTATCATAAAAACAATAACTATGGTTGTATCATTGCTAATAAATTACATAATCAAtaggatttatttttttaataatttacaaAATATTGAGTTTTAAATTCtcttaaaattaaataatttaaattactTATTGTTAGTTTATAATTTCCAACTCTCAAATTCTTTTTAAAACATACCTACAACTTAGTATGGCTGTAAGGGTGAGGAATCTTATGCTCAAATAATACTAGCTAATCATCCTTAATTTCATGAGCCTTTGATCTCAGGTCTTTTATCACTTAAAAATGAGAACTTAGAATGGAATAAGCAAATGCAATAATtgtttatatatctatatatattttaaatctaAATCTtgtcttttaaaaaattcaaatacacACAATATTTAAGCATAAATCACACATGAAGTATATGTCTCAAGGCTGCAGCACATGCTCCATTATTTGACGAGATTTTAAGGTAGACCCTTGTCGTGCAATGACTACTCGAAGATCCATGCCTACCTCTCAAAATAATATCATCTCTTTGTTAATCCATTTGTGACATACGTTATTGTTTTGGgtctttcttttgttcttgatttatgagtttgtttttcttgttatgTTTCTAGGGGAATCTTCGCATCTATGTATTGTGTAACTAACTTGTGTTGTTTAATACAAATTTCtattattctaaaaaaaaagacacaccTTTCTCCCCTCCAACTATGGTTGTTGTTGTCATCAATGAATGTCATAATTAATAGAATTTGTTTCTActatgatcttttttttttatatttctaaTATTATCATTACTTGACTTGTAGCTTCCATAATTCCAttgctatttttgtttttttttttaaataattacaagaaaattttttttaaagaaattataAGACAATAATGTGGCTAAGGTTGCTTCCTTCCTAGATAGCGATACCACCTCACAACCTTCCACTAAAATGCGTGGAATTGTCGAACAATTAAACAAGAATGTTTTGTTTTCAAagtctcatctctctctctccgcTCTCTGGCGGAACTCAAAATGCTGCTTTGGGGGGTCTATGCGCTTGTTTGgcaatgctgtgaggtgtggtgcggtgttgtgagttataaaactgtggtgctttgaggtgagttggaacgcaaaaagctgtttggcgcatcatttttaaaactgtggtggggtgcggtgtggtgctgtgaggtgcgtttggcgtatctaaattacggttatattagatgactaataatataaatataaaatcacttaatgtttatattgtacattaatctaaaataaaataattgacctaatttgattacgtaggacaattcaacatacattgtaagcgtttgggagtgctgtgacgtgtggtgaggtgctgtgaggtaaaaagctgtggtgctgtgaggtgagttggaacgcaaaaactgtttggcgtgtcacaaaaaactgtgatgccgtgaggtgtgttgcaactgaacgcagtgcaaacgcactgccaaacacccactgTGATGCTGTCACCTCGCGCCGTGACTGTAAATGgagaattatttaattttttttttactttttaaccagacaataaatatttattttctttcatcgccaagaaatgaagaaacccaaataataaatttatttccTTCTATCAGGTATCAAGCAAAACTTACTGCATTTATGCTCCTTCTCCCGGACAATATAACAAATCTCCATGCCCTAGATCCACATCTTCTCACTCCATCTCTCGTGGATTTTAGGGATTCCATATGAGCAACATTCTTCTTTGCTGTTTCATTCCAACACAGGACTACAATGAACAAGCAGTTTCATTGTGCTTTCTGCCATGTACTGTGAGTTTTTGTTTCTAGGTGGTGTTGGTGCTTCTGGGTTCTTTCGGGATTATGGTTTTAGTGTCCGGAAAATTGTGGGTTCTTTCTGAAGTTTTTTGAATTTATGGGATTGAACAAGTACAGAAGCTTCACTGAACAAGACATGGCACTTTGAAGGTACATCCTTTCTTGCTTTGGGTATTCTGGGTTTTACGGCgacgatttttttttggtgggttttGAGTTGGGGTTGTAAGGTTTTGGTAGTTTgaaatcttttttgttttttgctttgcGAGTCACTTTTAAAGAAGAGCCATATTAGGCATTGTCACAAACTTAAGAGGTTTTGGTAATTAGGGTTACATGATATCAAGTTTGTGACTTTTAAGTTGGAGAAAGAGTGGGTTGATCATTCTTTATATTGTGATTGATGGTTCAGATACTGGGCAGTTGAATCTTGAAGTTATAGTTTGACTTGTTATCCATTTTGGGAATTTTGTGTTCATTATGATGAAGCGGAAATGGAAAAGATGATAGTTTTGTTCAAAACTGAAATGCTAAATTTACTTGGTAAACATAGATTCTAAAGGTAGATCTTTTTGGGGGTGGCTTTGGTGCATTATGGGTTGCGTTTTTTGTGTACCCTCTGCCACTGAAGATAGTAAGGAAAGTCCCAGAGAAAGGCTATCAACCAAGGTTTCTTCAGACTTGCGGATATCAAGGGCAACTTCTTCAAGAAGGGAGGAGATACATAGGGTGAAAGATCGCTATGACAGCAATGACGGAAGAGCCACGCTAATTGATAAGCAGGCAAACGGCGCCGTTGGGTTGCATGGGCCAAATTTTGATAGGAAAAGGGAGAGAATGGAGTATGCCGCTCCACAATATCCAGGGATGGGTACCATTCCAAAAGCTACTGAGGGAGAGCAGGTTGCAGCAGGGTGGCCTTCTTGGCTGGCCGCGGTGGCTGGAGAAGCCATAAGAGGTTGGTTACCCCGGCGTGCAGATTCTTTTGAGAAGCTCGATAAAGTATGTGCTTCTATTCTTCTTATTGGAAataaaatttatctttcgtCAATCTAAAACTTTATCATGCAACTGACAGATGATTGTCTTTTATGCGTATCCTTTAATGATTAGTTTATATCCATTCGTTCACTGATTGGTGACATTAGTCAAATTGAGAGCAACTCTTTCACTGATAGATTTATGAGTTTAGGGTATTATTGATTCACAGTTCAACAGGTGAACATGTGACTTAGttgtagagttgcaagggtgctaACTATAAGTCATAGGTTCAAATCTTGGAAAAAGCCTctacacatattatgtggggtaaggtctgtgtacatTATATATGTCCCCGACTTCGCCCATTGTGGGAGACTTGTGCAcgtgagttgtttacctttaccatTGATTCACTGTTCTGCTGGTGCAGGATAAATTTATTTAAGTATcattcttgtgcaatttaattCCTTGATTTTGGCAGTGTGTTATTTTGAATTTGTATGGTTGGAAGTATTCATATCTTATGTGCCGCGCTTAACTGGGTGCTCGTTAAATTGTTGGAATATGTAAAACTTGACTCGCttttcataatttttccatAAAGCCATGATATAAAATGCTGCAAAAGTCAGTTATCTTCCATGCATTTTTCTTGtcaaaatctttttttaaaCTGGAGGtccattaataaaaatatttaggaagaccACATGGCTTGGAATATGTACATGTTCATAACTGCAATTTTTGAATACCCACCTGGCCTTTTGTATTCTAGACAGTGGAaaagatatataaaaatatcGTGGGCACAGGTTTTAGTTATATCTAGTGTAGAGCATTCTTCATGGAAGAGGCAGACCCTATATAGTAAAGAAGGGAAAGACTGCTGTTTGATTTTGATAGTCGTTACATAAGTCTGAATGATTGGGTTCAGGTAAAGCAGACCTTGGGAGCACAGTTAAAGATGTAGGATATGCATATGATGCATGTGGTTGTGTGAGAACTTCATTCAGgctatcattttctttttctattcgACAAAAAAGAAGTTTGTGGAAATTTCAatcttgaaacttgaaaggttGGGATATGCTGATGGTGGATAATGTGGTGTGTCCTCCTATAGTTTGATAATGAAAAGGCCTAAGTATAGTCTTATATCCAAACAAAGAAGGATATTTGTACAAATAAGTCACATGCACGCCATAAGTTTCCTTATTCTTTTGCTTGTCAATGATTTCAAATTAATGTGGAGTTCTCGCCTTAAAGTTGGAGATCTTATTAACATGCCtccaaaattatttattaaatgaaactGATAATCAAAATTTGGAAATGTTCAAGACGTATGTAGTATGTGTTAATTTTCATTGTTGCATGATAAATTTGCACCTTATTGTGGCACTCCAGCTACTTATTTAGATTCCTATCAAAAAGTGGATCTGTTTTTGATGCGTTGATGGAATCAAGGGCTTTAACATACTATATTGACAAAACTTTAAACTAACTTTTATGGGCTGTCAAAGAATCCTAATGCGGCAACTAAGTAACGACAAATATTGACTGCCGAGAAACTTACTTCTCTTCTGATAGTTTTCCTTGTTATTATGTCTTTCCCATTTTTGTACCCCAATAATGGAAATTTGTCAAGAGCACTACATAGCTTGGGATATTTATTTTTCCCATTCTTTAGTGTCCTACTCCTATCTTGTTGTTTTATCGTCAAACTTTATGGTAGTTCATTTTAAAGTGTAATTAGTGGTGTAAGATGCAGAAACCTTGGTTCTTACTCACCCACGTGCTTCTCATGGGGGCCAGAATTTTAAGCTACTGTTACCCTTTTCTTGTTTCAGTGCTATGGACTTCTACATGTTTAAGTTATCCTGATGTAGAATTTTTAAGTAAGTTGTGGTCCTCGTGGATAGTTTTACTTTCTAATAAGAAGTTTCAAACTGTGATTTATAGTTCTGCCAAGTGGTCACTATGATTCCTCTAGTTCTAATCTACTGCCCTTTTGCATTAGTGTTACGTATCTTACTTGATTTGCTGTGTATTCATACAGATTGGCCAGGGAACTTATAGCAATGTTTATAGAGCTCGCGATCTTgatcaaaagaaaattgttgcaTTGAAGAAAGTAAGGTTTGACAACCTGGAGCCTGAAAGTGTTCGCTTTATGGCTAGGGAGATTAATATTTTGCGTCAGCTTGATCATCAGAATGTAATAAAACTGGAAGGTCTAGTTACTTCAAGGATGTCTTGCAGCTTGTATCTTGTCTTTGAGTATATGGAGCACGACTTGGCAGGGCTCGCGTCACATCCTGGTCTGAAGTTTACAGAATCTCAGGTACTAGTGAAGGTTTTGAAACTTTCAACATAACTGCAATTTGATCTTTCTCCTTGAAGTTTAGTTTTGGATTTTCACTCCCACATAGCACACATTACTCTTTGCTTACAAACTCGGATCATGATAGCATCTGGTGATTTTAGATTTGGTTTAATATTTAGTGCGGCATTTATAACCTGCCTGGAACAGAATCAGATAGTACCAGTTAGGATAAGGTATAATATCATTGCTTGTTTGCAGGTGAAGTGTTACATGCAGCAGCTTTTGCGAGGACTTGATCATTGTCATACCCGAGGTGTTCTGCATCGTGACATAAAGGGGTCTAACCTTTTAATTGAGAACAATGGTGTTCTGAAAATTGCAGACTTTGGTCTTGCAAGTTTTTATGATCCCATTCAAAGTCAGCCACTGACAAGCCGCGTTGTAACTCTGTGGTATCGTCCGCCAGAGCTTCTATTGGGTGCCACATATTATGGAACTGCTGTGGATCTATGGAGTACCGGTTGCATACTCGCTGAATTATACGCTGGCAAACCTATCATGCCTGGAAGAACTGAGGTGCACGTGTTCCTCTCATGAAAAACTATTGCTTTGTGTGAAGATTAAGTAATGCTGTTATACATTTACTGAACTTCCAAAACAAATGTCTCACCCTATTAGTTAGTAATAGTTTGTGATTCTGCCTAGATATCTAGAAAACAGAATTACCCAAGtttgtaattaaattttatgtgAATGACGATCGCTCTTGGCTCATCTGGCATTAAAATGATGGTACTAGTATTAACTACTAGTATCCAGGATTTAGTCTGCAGGGGTGGCCCAACCTTGGAGTGGTTCCACATTCTCAAAGGAAAcaagattttgaagaaaaatccTTGTCAGATTTCGTGTCTTGTTTTGTGGACCATGTGTTTGGTACCTAGATTATACTTTTAGTACGTATGAATGTGTGAACTTTTTACAAGTTAAGATACTAACTTAAATAATCAAGATTTTCTCATATATGTTGTGGATTGTGAGATTGAAAACGTACATTTTGCATGTGCCAGCTTCTTTTGTTCCTCTCTGTgtattttttcctttctaccttATGTATAACCTCTGCCTTCTTTTTCTGAAAAATGTTGCACTTTTCTGCTTCATAGGTGGAGCAATTACATAAAATCTTcaagctttgtggctcaccttCCGAGGAATATTGGAAAAAGTCAAAGTTGCCTCATGCAACTATCTTTAAGCCTCAACAGTCTTATAGACGCTGTGTTGCCGACACTTTTAAGGATTTTCCTGTGCCTGCTTTAAGGCTTATGGAGACCTTACTCTCCATTGATCCCGCAGACCGTGGATCTGCAGCCTCTGCTCTTGAGAGCGAGGTATAATTCTTTCCACAAATTAATCTTTGTTGGGATACCATCCCTGCAGGTGGTTCTGCAGTGTTGGTAATTAAGCTCC
Proteins encoded in this region:
- the LOC119985326 gene encoding uncharacterized protein LOC119985326; protein product: MQWDKRVQNSLHATPSTAIVAPSLSHYCDNFAHPPPPSAGARRPGPRPCEVCYLPVEQAISSMPSSPSACPVLRNLTYIVDENPVKPESRGGSNFGGYPSLKQRDDSFDIKESMTVHCGFVRGSRPGHKTGFDIDEAKLIELEQFHAVIVASAIFGNYDIIQRPKNISKAARENIPFYMFIDEQTEASMKNTSALDSSMRVGLWRIIVVRNLPYTDARRNGKVPKLLLHRIFPNVRYSIWIDGKLQLVVDPYQVVERFLCRQHATFAISIHYIRFDVFEEAEANKAAGKYENSSIDYQIDFYKEEGLTPYSEAKRPIPSDVPEGCTLIREHNPCTNLFSCLWFNEVDRFTPRDQLSFSTVRDRIMAKTNWSVYMFADCERRNFVIQTYHRDLLEQMSAPPAKVRHPHNPPQLASSSAGRSSGKNPSRRTKVKRPGSRHHRKAAAGNRGKNSF
- the LOC119985855 gene encoding probable serine/threonine-protein kinase At1g54610, with translation MGCVFCVPSATEDSKESPRERLSTKVSSDLRISRATSSRREEIHRVKDRYDSNDGRATLIDKQANGAVGLHGPNFDRKRERMEYAAPQYPGMGTIPKATEGEQVAAGWPSWLAAVAGEAIRGWLPRRADSFEKLDKIGQGTYSNVYRARDLDQKKIVALKKVRFDNLEPESVRFMAREINILRQLDHQNVIKLEGLVTSRMSCSLYLVFEYMEHDLAGLASHPGLKFTESQVKCYMQQLLRGLDHCHTRGVLHRDIKGSNLLIENNGVLKIADFGLASFYDPIQSQPLTSRVVTLWYRPPELLLGATYYGTAVDLWSTGCILAELYAGKPIMPGRTEVEQLHKIFKLCGSPSEEYWKKSKLPHATIFKPQQSYRRCVADTFKDFPVPALRLMETLLSIDPADRGSAASALESEFFTTKPLPCDPSSLPKYPPSKEFDAKMRDEEARRQGVAGSKGPRDLERSRTRESRAIPVPDANAELLVSMQKRQGQSNSKSRSEKFNPHPEEVAAGFPMEPPRPSQAVESNADSQGHQHKRAHSGPLSQRAAWAKAGKNPDDAPKISSGSDLSAMSNFMAARRSLLSEDRKERSGPSQSEVPILMSRFPGSFKEASESFIQQDQKHHVPSFAGSHQKEDGRISNKDPILLGYGSKVPKIHYSGPLMVPSGNMDQILKDHDRQIQEAVRRARHDKARVRKVQVEANLSTNSLFVSGR